One uncultured Draconibacterium sp. genomic window, AGAAGCCAAGGGAGTACCTGTGGTTCCTGACAATGTGAATATTCCGAAACCAATAAAAATAAAAGAAAAATTAACGCCTTACCCAACAATTATTATGGGTTTCCCCGGAGTGAATGTTTCGGACAAAGACAAATATGCATTCGATTTTTGTACCCGATTGCTTTCAAATAACAATCAGACCGGACTGCTTGACAAACTGGTTTTGGAAGGCGACCTTATTAGTGCAAGTGCCTACCATCAGCAATTTAAATACGCTGGTTTGGTAACCATACAGGCCATTCCAACTTTCGATATGAGCCAAATGAAATTTATGTCGTTAAGTGTTGTTGAAAAACTAATTAACGATGAAATTGAAAAACTGAAAGAGGGAAATTTTGACGATTGGCTGGTGGAAGCTTTTAAAGATGAACTGATCAAACAGCACGAAATGAGTCTGGAAACTCCGGCCAGTGTTGGTGTTCAGTTAATGAGTAGTTTTGCTTATGAATTGCCTTTGGATGAGTTTCTGAATTACAATGAAAAAATTCAGTCGATAACAAAAGACGATATTGTTCGTATTGCAAATACTTATTTAACCAAAAATCACATTACTTACCTGTCAGATATTGGTGAGCCGGTAAAAGATGCATTGAAAAAACCCGATTATAAACCAATCGATCCTGAACCCGGACATCAGTCGGCTTATGCTGAACATTTTAAAACCATTGATTTAACAGAGGTAAAAGAAAATTTTGTTGATTTCGACAAGGATGTAACCACCTCTCAACTGGCGCCGGGTGTAAAACTGTTTTATACTCCAAATCAACAAAACGACATCTTTTCGCTGGTGATTAAATATGGCGTAGGTAGCGGAGAAATTCCTACACTCGACCTGGCTACTGAACTGATGAATAATGCAGGGATTTTAGCACAGCACAAACCTCAGGATCTTAAAAAAGAATACAGTAAACTGGGTTGTTCCGTGCGTTTTCAAAACAACGAAAGCTACACCTATATTATTCTTGAAGGAAATGAAGGCAACCTGGGAGCAGCTTGCCAGTTGTTATCGCGTACATACCTGCTTCCGGAACTGGATGAAAAGCAGATGAACAATGTAATTGGTAGCGAAGTTGGGATGCGCAGGGTTGAAAAAACAAACAAAGATATGCAAGCCGAAGCCCTAATGGATTATATGATTTACGGTGAGAACTCTCCTGAATTGAACCGTTTGTCGACTGCGGAAATCAGGTCGCTTTCCATTTCAGATTTAACGGGTGATTTTATTCTGGCGACACACTACGAAGCAAGCGTGCATTATGTGGGTAAAATTCCGTTTGAAGAGCTTACTCAAACACTAACAGGAAACCTGGCTTTTGCAGCCGATCTTAAAAAATCTACTTCGCCTTACATCCGTCCGATTGCCGAGAATAAAAAAGAATCGGTGTTGTTCCTGAACAATGCCGATGCCCGTCAGAGTGAAATTTATTTATTCACCAACG contains:
- a CDS encoding insulinase family protein, giving the protein MRTFLFSLLAILFATPGFGEKNNIQKYKLENGLTVILYENHSQPTVFGSVAVRAGSKDDPADATGLAHYMEHVMFKGTEDLGTYDWEAEKPHYDRIIELYEELRATTDEARKAEINQEINEESLAAGKYAIPNEFSNLVQAMGGTGLNAGTGYDFTYYHNSFPPFQIKSWLDLYAHRFIKPVFRGFQSELETVYEEKNMYSDNPFRAVSTDFMRQAFDAENPYGRLILGKTEHLKSPSIKRINEFYDAFYVPSNMALILAGDINPEEVKPLIEATFGKWENREAKGVPVVPDNVNIPKPIKIKEKLTPYPTIIMGFPGVNVSDKDKYAFDFCTRLLSNNNQTGLLDKLVLEGDLISASAYHQQFKYAGLVTIQAIPTFDMSQMKFMSLSVVEKLINDEIEKLKEGNFDDWLVEAFKDELIKQHEMSLETPASVGVQLMSSFAYELPLDEFLNYNEKIQSITKDDIVRIANTYLTKNHITYLSDIGEPVKDALKKPDYKPIDPEPGHQSAYAEHFKTIDLTEVKENFVDFDKDVTTSQLAPGVKLFYTPNQQNDIFSLVIKYGVGSGEIPTLDLATELMNNAGILAQHKPQDLKKEYSKLGCSVRFQNNESYTYIILEGNEGNLGAACQLLSRTYLLPELDEKQMNNVIGSEVGMRRVEKTNKDMQAEALMDYMIYGENSPELNRLSTAEIRSLSISDLTGDFILATHYEASVHYVGKIPFEELTQTLTGNLAFAADLKKSTSPYIRPIAENKKESVLFLNNADARQSEIYLFTNGSDYQLSQEPTIDAFNQYFSGGFNGLVIQELREKRSFAYSAGASYTKPAIPGNPAFQIGYIGTQADKTADAVDEFVKLIKEMPEKPERIENIRDYLVQSSRASRPGFRSLSQVIESWQMKGYTTDPNKSLIPEYEKLTFETILDFYNTEIASKALNIAVVGNRKEVDIEKLEKVAKVEKVAVKDIFKDENAITMPRFKN